A genome region from Excalfactoria chinensis isolate bCotChi1 chromosome 26, bCotChi1.hap2, whole genome shotgun sequence includes the following:
- the MIER2 gene encoding mesoderm induction early response protein 2 isoform X2, which translates to MAEASVGRQSPRVVPYPAHSLCPGEPSLQSAAVVSMGSADHRLNLAEILSQNYGVREEREEEDDAQEKQKSLEELEKSFSASQLLLFSVIVPCLMKLCPPLAQSSEMPFEELLALYGYEASDPISEQDSESNDIPPNLPDMTLDKEQIAKDLLSGEEEETQSSADDLTPSVTSHDASDLFPNQPGSNNFLADEDKEPCSSPCASSMAEESEEDSMPSSECKKDISIGPQFQATVPILHLNRHSEKAYENEDQLLWDPNILPEREVEEFLYRAVKRRWDELSNSSLPEGEMVKDNEQALYELVKCNFNAEEALRRLRFNVKVIRDELCAWSEEECRNFEHGFRVHGKNFHLIQANKVRTRSVGECVEYYYMWKKSERYDYFTQQTRLGRKKDYTDNDLDGGEVENASRSRSSPPIPSATSCLDSHFGQDQLAIESTEPLSVESTACSLGSMSESGQGYECSTPSETNCSFDPTEETSSGTISASCTRHTVTPSDTGLFALPPAGQGLAEKQETLQSSGETITMDFALPADINEGLPLIAGPVDLGRDPEAVVAPAQVSLSVTDFGLIGIGDVNSFLTAHQTCSAPVARSEPLSQ; encoded by the exons ATGGCGGAG GCCTCGGTGGGCAGGCAGAGCCCGAGGGTGGTACCATACCCAGCCCACAGCCTATGTCCTGGAGAGCCCAGCCTTCAGAGCGCAGCAG TTGTGTCAATGGGCTCAGCTGATCACCGACTGAACCTAGCAGAGATCCTTTCGCAGAACTATGGCGTAcgggaagaaagggaagaagaagatgaTGCTCAGGAGAAACAGAAGTCTTTAGAAGAGCTGGAGAAGAGTTTCAGTGCCTCTCAG ctgctgttgttCTCGGTGATTGTTCCATGCCTGATGAAGCTTTGTCCTCCTCTCGCTCAGAGCAGTGAAATGCCATTTGAGGAGCTGCTTGCACTTTATGGCTATGAGGCATCCGATCCCATTTCAGAGCAGGACAGCGAGAGCAATGACATTCCTCCAAATCTCCCTGATATGACTCTGGATAAG GAACAAATAGCAAAGGATTTGCTGTcgggggaagaagaggagacACAGTCTTCAGCTGATGATCTGACTCCATCGGTCACGTCCCACGATGCATCAGACCTATTCCCAAACCAGCCTGGCT caaacaacttcCTTGCTGATGAAGACAAAGAGCCCTGTTCATCTCCATGTGCTTCCTCCATGGCTGAGGAATCAGAGGAGGATTCCATGCCATCTAGTGAGTGTAAGAAG GACATCAGTATTGGACCTCAGTTCCAAGCCACCGTTCCCATCCTCCACTTAAACAGGCACAGTGAAAAAG CCTATGAAAATGAAGATCAGCTGCTTTGGGACCCAAACATCCTACCTGAAAGAGAGGTTGAAGAGTTCCTATACCGTGCTGTGAAGCGGCGGTGGGACGAGCTGTCTAACAGCAGCCTGCCAGAAGGAGAGATGGTGAAAGACAACGAACAG GCTTTGTACGAGCTGGTGAAATGCAACTTCAATGCAGAAGAGGCATTAAGGAGGTTACGGTTCAATGTGAAGGTTATCAGAG ATGAACTTTGTGCCTGGAGTGAAGAAGAATGTAGAAATTTTGAACATGGCTTCAGGGTCCATGGGAAAAACTTCCATCTTATCCAGGCAAACAAG GTCCGCACCCGGTCAGTGGGTGAATGTGTGGAGTATTATTACATGTGGAAGAAGTCAGAGCGCTACGACTACTTCACTCAGCAGACTCGTTTAGGAAGGAAGAA GGATTACACTGACAACGATTTGGATGGGGGTGAGGTGGAAAACGCCAGCCGCTCTCGGAGCTCCCCACCCATCCCCTCTGCCACCAGCTGCCTGGATTCTCACTTTGGCCAAGACCAGCTAGCAATTGAGAGCACAG AGCCCCTGAGCGTggagagcacagcctgcagcctggGCAGCATGAGTGAATCGGGACAGGGCTACGAGTGCAGCACTCCTTCAGAGACCAATTGTTCCTTTGACCCCACGGAGGAGACCTCCTCAGGCAccatctctgcttcctgcaCACGTCATACTGTCACCCCCTCGGACACGGGGCTCTTTGCTTTGCCACCAGCAGGACAAGGACtggcagaaaagcaggagaCGTTACAAAGCTCCGGTGAGACGATAACCATGGATTTCGCTCTCCCTGCAGACATTAATGAGGGTTTGCCTTTAATTGCTGGCCCTGTGGATTTGGGCAGAGACCCAGAGGCAGTGGTGGCCCCTGCTCAAGTGTCCTTATCGGTCACGGATTTTGGCCTCATTGGCATCGGAGATGTAAATAGTTTCCTGACTGCTCATCAGACCTGCTCAGCACCTGTGGCTCGGTCAGAGCCTTTGTCACAGTGA
- the MIER2 gene encoding mesoderm induction early response protein 2 isoform X3: MAEASVGRQSPRVVPYPAHSLCPGEPSLQSAAVVSMGSADHRLNLAEILSQNYGVREEREEEDDAQEKQKSLEELEKSFSASQSSEMPFEELLALYGYEASDPISEQDSESNDIPPNLPDMTLDKEQIAKDLLSGEEEETQSSADDLTPSVTSHDASDLFPNQPGSNNFLADEDKEPCSSPCASSMAEESEEDSMPSSECKKDISIGPQFQATVPILHLNRHSEKAYENEDQLLWDPNILPEREVEEFLYRAVKRRWDELSNSSLPEGEMVKDNEQALYELVKCNFNAEEALRRLRFNVKVIRDELCAWSEEECRNFEHGFRVHGKNFHLIQANKVRTRSVGECVEYYYMWKKSERYDYFTQQTRLGRKKYVLQPGATDYTDNDLDGGEVENASRSRSSPPIPSATSCLDSHFGQDQLAIESTEPLSVESTACSLGSMSESGQGYECSTPSETNCSFDPTEETSSGTISASCTRHTVTPSDTGLFALPPAGQGLAEKQETLQSSGETITMDFALPADINEGLPLIAGPVDLGRDPEAVVAPAQVSLSVTDFGLIGIGDVNSFLTAHQTCSAPVARSEPLSQ; encoded by the exons ATGGCGGAG GCCTCGGTGGGCAGGCAGAGCCCGAGGGTGGTACCATACCCAGCCCACAGCCTATGTCCTGGAGAGCCCAGCCTTCAGAGCGCAGCAG TTGTGTCAATGGGCTCAGCTGATCACCGACTGAACCTAGCAGAGATCCTTTCGCAGAACTATGGCGTAcgggaagaaagggaagaagaagatgaTGCTCAGGAGAAACAGAAGTCTTTAGAAGAGCTGGAGAAGAGTTTCAGTGCCTCTCAG AGCAGTGAAATGCCATTTGAGGAGCTGCTTGCACTTTATGGCTATGAGGCATCCGATCCCATTTCAGAGCAGGACAGCGAGAGCAATGACATTCCTCCAAATCTCCCTGATATGACTCTGGATAAG GAACAAATAGCAAAGGATTTGCTGTcgggggaagaagaggagacACAGTCTTCAGCTGATGATCTGACTCCATCGGTCACGTCCCACGATGCATCAGACCTATTCCCAAACCAGCCTGGCT caaacaacttcCTTGCTGATGAAGACAAAGAGCCCTGTTCATCTCCATGTGCTTCCTCCATGGCTGAGGAATCAGAGGAGGATTCCATGCCATCTAGTGAGTGTAAGAAG GACATCAGTATTGGACCTCAGTTCCAAGCCACCGTTCCCATCCTCCACTTAAACAGGCACAGTGAAAAAG CCTATGAAAATGAAGATCAGCTGCTTTGGGACCCAAACATCCTACCTGAAAGAGAGGTTGAAGAGTTCCTATACCGTGCTGTGAAGCGGCGGTGGGACGAGCTGTCTAACAGCAGCCTGCCAGAAGGAGAGATGGTGAAAGACAACGAACAG GCTTTGTACGAGCTGGTGAAATGCAACTTCAATGCAGAAGAGGCATTAAGGAGGTTACGGTTCAATGTGAAGGTTATCAGAG ATGAACTTTGTGCCTGGAGTGAAGAAGAATGTAGAAATTTTGAACATGGCTTCAGGGTCCATGGGAAAAACTTCCATCTTATCCAGGCAAACAAG GTCCGCACCCGGTCAGTGGGTGAATGTGTGGAGTATTATTACATGTGGAAGAAGTCAGAGCGCTACGACTACTTCACTCAGCAGACTCGTTTAGGAAGGAAGAAGTACGTCCTCCAACCTGGAGCCAC GGATTACACTGACAACGATTTGGATGGGGGTGAGGTGGAAAACGCCAGCCGCTCTCGGAGCTCCCCACCCATCCCCTCTGCCACCAGCTGCCTGGATTCTCACTTTGGCCAAGACCAGCTAGCAATTGAGAGCACAG AGCCCCTGAGCGTggagagcacagcctgcagcctggGCAGCATGAGTGAATCGGGACAGGGCTACGAGTGCAGCACTCCTTCAGAGACCAATTGTTCCTTTGACCCCACGGAGGAGACCTCCTCAGGCAccatctctgcttcctgcaCACGTCATACTGTCACCCCCTCGGACACGGGGCTCTTTGCTTTGCCACCAGCAGGACAAGGACtggcagaaaagcaggagaCGTTACAAAGCTCCGGTGAGACGATAACCATGGATTTCGCTCTCCCTGCAGACATTAATGAGGGTTTGCCTTTAATTGCTGGCCCTGTGGATTTGGGCAGAGACCCAGAGGCAGTGGTGGCCCCTGCTCAAGTGTCCTTATCGGTCACGGATTTTGGCCTCATTGGCATCGGAGATGTAAATAGTTTCCTGACTGCTCATCAGACCTGCTCAGCACCTGTGGCTCGGTCAGAGCCTTTGTCACAGTGA
- the SH3GL1 gene encoding endophilin-A2 isoform X1, with amino-acid sequence MSVAGLKKQFYKASQLVSEKVGGAEGTKLDDDFKEMEKKVDLTSKAVTEVLTRTIEYLQPNPASRAKLTMLNTMSKIRGQVKNPGYPQSEGLLGESMIRYGKELGEDSNFGDALLDAGESMKRLAEVKDSLDIEVKQNFIDPLQNLCDKDLKEIQHHLKKLEGRRLDFDYKKKRQGKIPDEELRQAMEKFEESKEVAETSMHNLLETDIEQVSQLSALVDAQLDYHRQAVQILDELAEKLKRRMREASSRPRREYKPKPRETYDLAESDQSNGGFSCAPTPRVSASSSFRYDKPSRASVRSIPHLDQPCCKALFDFEPENDGELGFKEGDIITLTNQIDENWYEGMINGQSGFFPLNYVEVLVPLPQ; translated from the exons ctggTCAGTGAGAAGGTTGGAGGGGCAGAAGGGACCAAACTTGACGATGACTtcaaggaaatggaaaag AAAGTGGATTTGACCAGCAAAGCAGTTACAGAAGTATTGACCAGAACAATAGAATACCTGCAGCCAAACCCAG CTTCCAGAGCCAAGCTAACCATGCTGAACACAATGTCGAAGATCCGCGGGCAGGTGAAGAACCCTGGCTACCCACAGTCAGAAGGGCTGTTGGGGGAGAGCATGATCCGCTATGGCAAGGAGCTGGGCGAGGACTCCAACTTTG GCGATGCGCTGCTTGATGCTGGGGAATCTATGAAACGATTGGCTGAAGTGAAGGACTCGCTGGATATTGAAGTCAAACAAAATTTTATTGATCCCCTCCAGAACCTGTGTGACAAAGACCTGAAAGAGATCCAG CACCATCTCAAGAAGCTTGAAGGCAGACGCTTGGACTTTGATTACAAAAAGAAGCGACAGGGAAAAATCCCTGATGAGGAACTGCGACAGGCCATGGAGAAATTTGAAGAGTCGAAGGAAGTAGCAGAGACCAGTATGCACAACCTCCTAGAAACTGAT ATTGAGCAGGTGAGCCAGCTGTCGGCCCTGGTGGATGCTCAGCTGGACTACCACAGGCAGGCAGTGCAGATCCTGGATGAACTTGCAGAAAAACTCAAACGCAG AATGAGGGAGGCCTCCTCACGTCCCAGGCGGGAATACAAGCCCAAACCCAGGGAGACATATGACCTTGCAGAGAGTGACCAATCTAACGGAGGCTTCTCTTGTGCTCCCACCCCTAGAGTCTCAG CTTCCTCCTCTTTCCGATACGACAAGCCGTCCCGGGCCTCCGTCAGGAGTATCC CTCACCTGGaccagccctgctgcaaggCACTCTTCGACTTTGAACCCGAGAATGACGGTGAGCTGGGCTTCAAGGAAGGTGACATCATCACCCTGACCAACCAGATCGATGAAAACTGGTACGAGGGCATGATCAATGGCCAGTCAGGCTTCTTCCCACTCAACTACGTGGAAGTGCTGGTTCCACTACCTCAGTGA
- the SH3GL1 gene encoding endophilin-A2 isoform X2: MSVAGLKKQFYKASQLVSEKVGGAEGTKLDDDFKEMEKKVDLTSKAVTEVLTRTIEYLQPNPASRAKLTMLNTMSKIRGQVKNPGYPQSEGLLGESMIRYGKELGEDSNFGDALLDAGESMKRLAEVKDSLDIEVKQNFIDPLQNLCDKDLKEIQHHLKKLEGRRLDFDYKKKRQGKIPDEELRQAMEKFEESKEVAETSMHNLLETDIEQVSQLSALVDAQLDYHRQAVQILDELAEKLKRRMREASSRPRREYKPKPRETYDLAESDQSNGGFSCAPTPRVSAHLDQPCCKALFDFEPENDGELGFKEGDIITLTNQIDENWYEGMINGQSGFFPLNYVEVLVPLPQ; this comes from the exons ctggTCAGTGAGAAGGTTGGAGGGGCAGAAGGGACCAAACTTGACGATGACTtcaaggaaatggaaaag AAAGTGGATTTGACCAGCAAAGCAGTTACAGAAGTATTGACCAGAACAATAGAATACCTGCAGCCAAACCCAG CTTCCAGAGCCAAGCTAACCATGCTGAACACAATGTCGAAGATCCGCGGGCAGGTGAAGAACCCTGGCTACCCACAGTCAGAAGGGCTGTTGGGGGAGAGCATGATCCGCTATGGCAAGGAGCTGGGCGAGGACTCCAACTTTG GCGATGCGCTGCTTGATGCTGGGGAATCTATGAAACGATTGGCTGAAGTGAAGGACTCGCTGGATATTGAAGTCAAACAAAATTTTATTGATCCCCTCCAGAACCTGTGTGACAAAGACCTGAAAGAGATCCAG CACCATCTCAAGAAGCTTGAAGGCAGACGCTTGGACTTTGATTACAAAAAGAAGCGACAGGGAAAAATCCCTGATGAGGAACTGCGACAGGCCATGGAGAAATTTGAAGAGTCGAAGGAAGTAGCAGAGACCAGTATGCACAACCTCCTAGAAACTGAT ATTGAGCAGGTGAGCCAGCTGTCGGCCCTGGTGGATGCTCAGCTGGACTACCACAGGCAGGCAGTGCAGATCCTGGATGAACTTGCAGAAAAACTCAAACGCAG AATGAGGGAGGCCTCCTCACGTCCCAGGCGGGAATACAAGCCCAAACCCAGGGAGACATATGACCTTGCAGAGAGTGACCAATCTAACGGAGGCTTCTCTTGTGCTCCCACCCCTAGAGTCTCAG CTCACCTGGaccagccctgctgcaaggCACTCTTCGACTTTGAACCCGAGAATGACGGTGAGCTGGGCTTCAAGGAAGGTGACATCATCACCCTGACCAACCAGATCGATGAAAACTGGTACGAGGGCATGATCAATGGCCAGTCAGGCTTCTTCCCACTCAACTACGTGGAAGTGCTGGTTCCACTACCTCAGTGA
- the MIER2 gene encoding mesoderm induction early response protein 2 isoform X1, with amino-acid sequence MAEASVGRQSPRVVPYPAHSLCPGEPSLQSAAVVSMGSADHRLNLAEILSQNYGVREEREEEDDAQEKQKSLEELEKSFSASQLLLFSVIVPCLMKLCPPLAQSSEMPFEELLALYGYEASDPISEQDSESNDIPPNLPDMTLDKEQIAKDLLSGEEEETQSSADDLTPSVTSHDASDLFPNQPGSNNFLADEDKEPCSSPCASSMAEESEEDSMPSSECKKDISIGPQFQATVPILHLNRHSEKAYENEDQLLWDPNILPEREVEEFLYRAVKRRWDELSNSSLPEGEMVKDNEQALYELVKCNFNAEEALRRLRFNVKVIRDELCAWSEEECRNFEHGFRVHGKNFHLIQANKVRTRSVGECVEYYYMWKKSERYDYFTQQTRLGRKKYVLQPGATDYTDNDLDGGEVENASRSRSSPPIPSATSCLDSHFGQDQLAIESTEPLSVESTACSLGSMSESGQGYECSTPSETNCSFDPTEETSSGTISASCTRHTVTPSDTGLFALPPAGQGLAEKQETLQSSGETITMDFALPADINEGLPLIAGPVDLGRDPEAVVAPAQVSLSVTDFGLIGIGDVNSFLTAHQTCSAPVARSEPLSQ; translated from the exons ATGGCGGAG GCCTCGGTGGGCAGGCAGAGCCCGAGGGTGGTACCATACCCAGCCCACAGCCTATGTCCTGGAGAGCCCAGCCTTCAGAGCGCAGCAG TTGTGTCAATGGGCTCAGCTGATCACCGACTGAACCTAGCAGAGATCCTTTCGCAGAACTATGGCGTAcgggaagaaagggaagaagaagatgaTGCTCAGGAGAAACAGAAGTCTTTAGAAGAGCTGGAGAAGAGTTTCAGTGCCTCTCAG ctgctgttgttCTCGGTGATTGTTCCATGCCTGATGAAGCTTTGTCCTCCTCTCGCTCAGAGCAGTGAAATGCCATTTGAGGAGCTGCTTGCACTTTATGGCTATGAGGCATCCGATCCCATTTCAGAGCAGGACAGCGAGAGCAATGACATTCCTCCAAATCTCCCTGATATGACTCTGGATAAG GAACAAATAGCAAAGGATTTGCTGTcgggggaagaagaggagacACAGTCTTCAGCTGATGATCTGACTCCATCGGTCACGTCCCACGATGCATCAGACCTATTCCCAAACCAGCCTGGCT caaacaacttcCTTGCTGATGAAGACAAAGAGCCCTGTTCATCTCCATGTGCTTCCTCCATGGCTGAGGAATCAGAGGAGGATTCCATGCCATCTAGTGAGTGTAAGAAG GACATCAGTATTGGACCTCAGTTCCAAGCCACCGTTCCCATCCTCCACTTAAACAGGCACAGTGAAAAAG CCTATGAAAATGAAGATCAGCTGCTTTGGGACCCAAACATCCTACCTGAAAGAGAGGTTGAAGAGTTCCTATACCGTGCTGTGAAGCGGCGGTGGGACGAGCTGTCTAACAGCAGCCTGCCAGAAGGAGAGATGGTGAAAGACAACGAACAG GCTTTGTACGAGCTGGTGAAATGCAACTTCAATGCAGAAGAGGCATTAAGGAGGTTACGGTTCAATGTGAAGGTTATCAGAG ATGAACTTTGTGCCTGGAGTGAAGAAGAATGTAGAAATTTTGAACATGGCTTCAGGGTCCATGGGAAAAACTTCCATCTTATCCAGGCAAACAAG GTCCGCACCCGGTCAGTGGGTGAATGTGTGGAGTATTATTACATGTGGAAGAAGTCAGAGCGCTACGACTACTTCACTCAGCAGACTCGTTTAGGAAGGAAGAAGTACGTCCTCCAACCTGGAGCCAC GGATTACACTGACAACGATTTGGATGGGGGTGAGGTGGAAAACGCCAGCCGCTCTCGGAGCTCCCCACCCATCCCCTCTGCCACCAGCTGCCTGGATTCTCACTTTGGCCAAGACCAGCTAGCAATTGAGAGCACAG AGCCCCTGAGCGTggagagcacagcctgcagcctggGCAGCATGAGTGAATCGGGACAGGGCTACGAGTGCAGCACTCCTTCAGAGACCAATTGTTCCTTTGACCCCACGGAGGAGACCTCCTCAGGCAccatctctgcttcctgcaCACGTCATACTGTCACCCCCTCGGACACGGGGCTCTTTGCTTTGCCACCAGCAGGACAAGGACtggcagaaaagcaggagaCGTTACAAAGCTCCGGTGAGACGATAACCATGGATTTCGCTCTCCCTGCAGACATTAATGAGGGTTTGCCTTTAATTGCTGGCCCTGTGGATTTGGGCAGAGACCCAGAGGCAGTGGTGGCCCCTGCTCAAGTGTCCTTATCGGTCACGGATTTTGGCCTCATTGGCATCGGAGATGTAAATAGTTTCCTGACTGCTCATCAGACCTGCTCAGCACCTGTGGCTCGGTCAGAGCCTTTGTCACAGTGA
- the MIER2 gene encoding mesoderm induction early response protein 2 isoform X4, whose translation MAEASVGRQSPRVVPYPAHSLCPGEPSLQSAAVVSMGSADHRLNLAEILSQNYGVREEREEEDDAQEKQKSLEELEKSFSASQSSEMPFEELLALYGYEASDPISEQDSESNDIPPNLPDMTLDKEQIAKDLLSGEEEETQSSADDLTPSVTSHDASDLFPNQPGSNNFLADEDKEPCSSPCASSMAEESEEDSMPSSECKKDISIGPQFQATVPILHLNRHSEKAYENEDQLLWDPNILPEREVEEFLYRAVKRRWDELSNSSLPEGEMVKDNEQALYELVKCNFNAEEALRRLRFNVKVIRDELCAWSEEECRNFEHGFRVHGKNFHLIQANKVRTRSVGECVEYYYMWKKSERYDYFTQQTRLGRKKDYTDNDLDGGEVENASRSRSSPPIPSATSCLDSHFGQDQLAIESTEPLSVESTACSLGSMSESGQGYECSTPSETNCSFDPTEETSSGTISASCTRHTVTPSDTGLFALPPAGQGLAEKQETLQSSGETITMDFALPADINEGLPLIAGPVDLGRDPEAVVAPAQVSLSVTDFGLIGIGDVNSFLTAHQTCSAPVARSEPLSQ comes from the exons ATGGCGGAG GCCTCGGTGGGCAGGCAGAGCCCGAGGGTGGTACCATACCCAGCCCACAGCCTATGTCCTGGAGAGCCCAGCCTTCAGAGCGCAGCAG TTGTGTCAATGGGCTCAGCTGATCACCGACTGAACCTAGCAGAGATCCTTTCGCAGAACTATGGCGTAcgggaagaaagggaagaagaagatgaTGCTCAGGAGAAACAGAAGTCTTTAGAAGAGCTGGAGAAGAGTTTCAGTGCCTCTCAG AGCAGTGAAATGCCATTTGAGGAGCTGCTTGCACTTTATGGCTATGAGGCATCCGATCCCATTTCAGAGCAGGACAGCGAGAGCAATGACATTCCTCCAAATCTCCCTGATATGACTCTGGATAAG GAACAAATAGCAAAGGATTTGCTGTcgggggaagaagaggagacACAGTCTTCAGCTGATGATCTGACTCCATCGGTCACGTCCCACGATGCATCAGACCTATTCCCAAACCAGCCTGGCT caaacaacttcCTTGCTGATGAAGACAAAGAGCCCTGTTCATCTCCATGTGCTTCCTCCATGGCTGAGGAATCAGAGGAGGATTCCATGCCATCTAGTGAGTGTAAGAAG GACATCAGTATTGGACCTCAGTTCCAAGCCACCGTTCCCATCCTCCACTTAAACAGGCACAGTGAAAAAG CCTATGAAAATGAAGATCAGCTGCTTTGGGACCCAAACATCCTACCTGAAAGAGAGGTTGAAGAGTTCCTATACCGTGCTGTGAAGCGGCGGTGGGACGAGCTGTCTAACAGCAGCCTGCCAGAAGGAGAGATGGTGAAAGACAACGAACAG GCTTTGTACGAGCTGGTGAAATGCAACTTCAATGCAGAAGAGGCATTAAGGAGGTTACGGTTCAATGTGAAGGTTATCAGAG ATGAACTTTGTGCCTGGAGTGAAGAAGAATGTAGAAATTTTGAACATGGCTTCAGGGTCCATGGGAAAAACTTCCATCTTATCCAGGCAAACAAG GTCCGCACCCGGTCAGTGGGTGAATGTGTGGAGTATTATTACATGTGGAAGAAGTCAGAGCGCTACGACTACTTCACTCAGCAGACTCGTTTAGGAAGGAAGAA GGATTACACTGACAACGATTTGGATGGGGGTGAGGTGGAAAACGCCAGCCGCTCTCGGAGCTCCCCACCCATCCCCTCTGCCACCAGCTGCCTGGATTCTCACTTTGGCCAAGACCAGCTAGCAATTGAGAGCACAG AGCCCCTGAGCGTggagagcacagcctgcagcctggGCAGCATGAGTGAATCGGGACAGGGCTACGAGTGCAGCACTCCTTCAGAGACCAATTGTTCCTTTGACCCCACGGAGGAGACCTCCTCAGGCAccatctctgcttcctgcaCACGTCATACTGTCACCCCCTCGGACACGGGGCTCTTTGCTTTGCCACCAGCAGGACAAGGACtggcagaaaagcaggagaCGTTACAAAGCTCCGGTGAGACGATAACCATGGATTTCGCTCTCCCTGCAGACATTAATGAGGGTTTGCCTTTAATTGCTGGCCCTGTGGATTTGGGCAGAGACCCAGAGGCAGTGGTGGCCCCTGCTCAAGTGTCCTTATCGGTCACGGATTTTGGCCTCATTGGCATCGGAGATGTAAATAGTTTCCTGACTGCTCATCAGACCTGCTCAGCACCTGTGGCTCGGTCAGAGCCTTTGTCACAGTGA
- the MIER2 gene encoding mesoderm induction early response protein 2 isoform X5, producing MPFEELLALYGYEASDPISEQDSESNDIPPNLPDMTLDKEQIAKDLLSGEEEETQSSADDLTPSVTSHDASDLFPNQPGSNNFLADEDKEPCSSPCASSMAEESEEDSMPSSECKKDISIGPQFQATVPILHLNRHSEKAYENEDQLLWDPNILPEREVEEFLYRAVKRRWDELSNSSLPEGEMVKDNEQALYELVKCNFNAEEALRRLRFNVKVIRDELCAWSEEECRNFEHGFRVHGKNFHLIQANKVRTRSVGECVEYYYMWKKSERYDYFTQQTRLGRKKYVLQPGATDYTDNDLDGGEVENASRSRSSPPIPSATSCLDSHFGQDQLAIESTEPLSVESTACSLGSMSESGQGYECSTPSETNCSFDPTEETSSGTISASCTRHTVTPSDTGLFALPPAGQGLAEKQETLQSSGETITMDFALPADINEGLPLIAGPVDLGRDPEAVVAPAQVSLSVTDFGLIGIGDVNSFLTAHQTCSAPVARSEPLSQ from the exons ATGCCATTTGAGGAGCTGCTTGCACTTTATGGCTATGAGGCATCCGATCCCATTTCAGAGCAGGACAGCGAGAGCAATGACATTCCTCCAAATCTCCCTGATATGACTCTGGATAAG GAACAAATAGCAAAGGATTTGCTGTcgggggaagaagaggagacACAGTCTTCAGCTGATGATCTGACTCCATCGGTCACGTCCCACGATGCATCAGACCTATTCCCAAACCAGCCTGGCT caaacaacttcCTTGCTGATGAAGACAAAGAGCCCTGTTCATCTCCATGTGCTTCCTCCATGGCTGAGGAATCAGAGGAGGATTCCATGCCATCTAGTGAGTGTAAGAAG GACATCAGTATTGGACCTCAGTTCCAAGCCACCGTTCCCATCCTCCACTTAAACAGGCACAGTGAAAAAG CCTATGAAAATGAAGATCAGCTGCTTTGGGACCCAAACATCCTACCTGAAAGAGAGGTTGAAGAGTTCCTATACCGTGCTGTGAAGCGGCGGTGGGACGAGCTGTCTAACAGCAGCCTGCCAGAAGGAGAGATGGTGAAAGACAACGAACAG GCTTTGTACGAGCTGGTGAAATGCAACTTCAATGCAGAAGAGGCATTAAGGAGGTTACGGTTCAATGTGAAGGTTATCAGAG ATGAACTTTGTGCCTGGAGTGAAGAAGAATGTAGAAATTTTGAACATGGCTTCAGGGTCCATGGGAAAAACTTCCATCTTATCCAGGCAAACAAG GTCCGCACCCGGTCAGTGGGTGAATGTGTGGAGTATTATTACATGTGGAAGAAGTCAGAGCGCTACGACTACTTCACTCAGCAGACTCGTTTAGGAAGGAAGAAGTACGTCCTCCAACCTGGAGCCAC GGATTACACTGACAACGATTTGGATGGGGGTGAGGTGGAAAACGCCAGCCGCTCTCGGAGCTCCCCACCCATCCCCTCTGCCACCAGCTGCCTGGATTCTCACTTTGGCCAAGACCAGCTAGCAATTGAGAGCACAG AGCCCCTGAGCGTggagagcacagcctgcagcctggGCAGCATGAGTGAATCGGGACAGGGCTACGAGTGCAGCACTCCTTCAGAGACCAATTGTTCCTTTGACCCCACGGAGGAGACCTCCTCAGGCAccatctctgcttcctgcaCACGTCATACTGTCACCCCCTCGGACACGGGGCTCTTTGCTTTGCCACCAGCAGGACAAGGACtggcagaaaagcaggagaCGTTACAAAGCTCCGGTGAGACGATAACCATGGATTTCGCTCTCCCTGCAGACATTAATGAGGGTTTGCCTTTAATTGCTGGCCCTGTGGATTTGGGCAGAGACCCAGAGGCAGTGGTGGCCCCTGCTCAAGTGTCCTTATCGGTCACGGATTTTGGCCTCATTGGCATCGGAGATGTAAATAGTTTCCTGACTGCTCATCAGACCTGCTCAGCACCTGTGGCTCGGTCAGAGCCTTTGTCACAGTGA